Genomic DNA from Aedes aegypti strain LVP_AGWG unplaced genomic scaffold, AaegL5.0 Primary Assembly AGWG_AaegL5_hic_scaff_743_PBJ_arrow, whole genome shotgun sequence:
ATATTCAGTTTTAAATTAGTTGTATGAAAGGAATCGAAGGACCAATGTCATAGTCGAAAAGCatcaatagatttttgattACGCCTGTCACATGGACTTCTTGAACGTGTTAGCATTGAGCAAGTCGCACAAATTTGTGCGTGATTATATTCGATTTTTTCTACGAGTAGCGAGAGTgtggtgagaattgtcggtctcgtaaaGCGAGGTGACGatactcgactcgagtgaagtgattctccatttggtttacacggcgGAGTCGcatcactcgagtcgagaaatGTCAGCTCGCTAGTCGCTATAACGAACCTTACGAGACCAAAATTCTCACCTCACAGCACTCGTAGAAGTAGAAGACAAACAACATGATCGATTTATCTACATTGATCATCTCTTCTATGAATAAAactgacaagatgcaagtttgttgaATATACGAAATTGAAGAAAGCAAGAGAAAAGGAGTTACCGTGCGGGATCGATTCCGTATACCTATAAAATGATTCGAAATCCGTCCACTCCATACAAaacgcctactatttgtatgaaatGAAGGGATTCGGTCCCCCACTGTAGTATCTCACTGCAATAAACCATGCGGACGGGATAAAAACCTAGAAGAAAGCATCTAGGTATTTGTGGGAATTTTTGATCGCTTGTGGATGCCACGTTTTGGGAGTAGCGTTGTTCAAAATGTTCTATGCTAATCTTCTTTAATGCTTCACGGATGCGcacttttgaggtttttaatttatttaggatggtgattgaaTTATACAGATAAGGACACAAAAGCATACGCTTTTTTGTTCGTATTTCAGCGCAAATCTAGCCGTTAGTAACAATTTGAGTAGTTCAAGGAACACTATTAGAGAAATAGCTGATTTATTAGCGCGCGGAAACGGAACTTCCAACAATCTCAAAACAACACCAACTGATACCTTTAGGGTAGAGGTCGACAAACGGGACGCGTCCCATTTCGCACAATCGCGGTCACTTCTATTTGATGAGTTCAGTTTCACATTCGAGTTCAGGGCAGAGAAAATAGGTTCAATATTTCATCAAACCATCTTCCCATCGATTCAGGGGAAGACAGCCGAGAAATGACTTTCGCGGGGACGATTGGTGCTAAAGTCTATCAGAGACGAGCGAAATACTGACAAGTTCGACTCTCACGAGTAATACCATGGGTAAAACCTTcgatacactgagaaaaaaaaagagttgaATCCTAAATTTAGGGAAGCGAAACAGAATTCTAGGTACTCACCATTATCGGCAAATGCGCTATCGTTCGAGTCGTCCTCGGACGATCGGTTTAATACTGATGAGTTTCGTCGTTGCTCTGGCTGTGGTGCTGTGGTGCCGATTTCCGCCGAGGCCACCCGGTTCCCCCGTACATGGTGGTAGAaatggctgctgctgctgttgctgttgttgttggtgATGGTGACGATGGTGGTAgtattgctgctgctgctgatggaCCAGGTTCTCCTTCTGGCTGTCGTCAGAGTGTACTCCGGGACTGGCCGCCGGATCCGGCGGCGACTGGTTGTGGTCCGCAACGGGAACCGGTCCGGCACTGCTCGGATGTAGGTATCGGTGATGGTGGTGGTGCTGCTGGGACGACGATCGGGATGACTGTTCCTTCGATTCCGCTGACTGTTGGTTTGAAGAGCGATTAAGAGCTTAGCAAGATGGCGTATGGCTGGAGATAGTCGGAACTTACCGTTGTACTGTCCAGTGAGAGGGTGTCCGGCGTCGTCGAGGACATGGTGCTCTTTCGTTGCTtcttcgaatctttctattggCCGCCTGCACGATCTGAGCCACAAAGTGGGAGCTACTCTCCTTGGATGATTCTTTGAAGGCTGTTGGGTGGGAGAAAAGTGAGGTTAGTTGCACATAGTTGGAAATTTATACTTTGAAATACAATTATACTTATAAAAGAATACAATTATACTTATAAAAGAATCGCAAAATATGTGTATGGGACAATCAAGTGTATGGTAGCTGTACAGTACTGTTATTCAGTAACGGTTCGAGCCAATTGcactgagcatgagcattgataaCCGTACAATTTGTCGTTGCTACTGGTGGCTAGAAAATCGAAATCGCAACACAAGAAACTAACAGACGGAATTTGGGAGAGCTTACCATCTTCAGTGTATAATTTCGAGAATTTTaaatattataaatattaaaatattataaagtcaataacaCGTCCGGCTACGTCCTTGAGGTCATCGGGGAAGAGAAGAAATGTAAGTATGACATTTATTGTTACTAaaaaccgagaatacctctgcatcttcatggttgtcacgggaagaaTTTTTTTAGTGGGAAGCGTTTTAGAAACTACACAATcgggattcaccttggtaagtaatGCGATTCATCattaccttcttcttctttttggcatctCAACTGAGAGTACGAACATAGTACTCTATTCCCTGAGAACTCGTGGAAATGTcgtttacgaaaatatccttgaCGGGTGGATTTGAACCATCAGCtgggtcttgctgaatagcagcGTGTTTTACCGCTACTGCTATCTGGGCCAATTTATACGATTCGTGTAAGctcaatgtaaaaaaaaacatctttttacATAGCCTTCTTATTAGGCGCGTGTCCTTGCATCCTTGTAAAGTATGAATTATAGTACGCAAACACTTGGAGTGTGGAACTAATCATTgtttatttgaataaataaataaatgcaacATACATATCGTTACATACATTTTCGtggaataagagttgaacaaacCACTCGCAAGcatatttcagctgaataaactgttagtCAGTTACGAATGTTACTTGGGCATTACTCTctataatagcttccttttcttctagtataccatcttgattggaccatgaattctcaatttttcgcCAGTGGTACTGAAGGATCTCCCCTTACGTGAGTAAcatttctccagattttttgtagaaaattttaCAGGATTTTTGGGAAAAGTTCTCCAACATTTTCCCGGATTATTCTCATTGTCATTCGTGGCAAATTTCAcataaaaattcataaaaatatggtAGAATTATTTAGAGAATTtcagcggatttttttttcaaaattttggtgtttaattttttagaatatttgtagaaaattaaacctctctttcccatggcgGCTTTAAACACAGAGCGAGATGAAAGCTATGTAATTTTCAAGAATACAGTGtatcctccatgagtcgatatggaagggactatcgactcatggaaactTCGAGTCATGGAATatcaatcctttggaaagctgattctagggaccatcatagtaaccagaaattttttttttagtatggttccatgagtcgatatcgagtcatggaacatcgactcatggaggtatcactgtatattTCTCTGTTaaaggtgaaacatcttggaatccaaaaatggccgtcacaatggc
This window encodes:
- the LOC110681352 gene encoding ell-associated factor Eaf-like, whose protein sequence is MSSTTPDTLSLDSTTSAESKEQSSRSSSQQHHHHHRYLHPSSAGPVPVADHNQSPPDPAASPGVHSDDSQKENLVHQQQQQYYHHRHHHQQQQQQQQQPFLPPCTGEPEQRRNSSVLNRSSEDDSNDSAFADNGSMSLNTITIALDNKLRSLRNSSIDSDRDVWTQRWKATATTAAAATVPAVPLGANSTPTRRSVHHSRPLTLGENIPYADESPERPLIQTRSETAAAA